Proteins from a genomic interval of Rosa chinensis cultivar Old Blush chromosome 2, RchiOBHm-V2, whole genome shotgun sequence:
- the LOC112184910 gene encoding DENN domain and WD repeat-containing protein SCD1 isoform X3 — translation MERSSNKSANYASLVTDQLSLVELHMTGLGLPDLDAWYMIETIAEKNNIGYTQFIKLRGLLSHVQQLRIGYWGISSFKAQSMSHGLASPRSKDAAVESQQPVEASGVGRSWVQSMFSRDNSTRLNSFSRVRKWTSDGGSPGISVAKISCLHFMFFRYITIISCHEATNENGTSRKRELSAAGQKKTQTNVLVLRGHTGPITALHCVTRREVGI, via the exons ATGGAACGGTCTTCAAACAA GTCGGCCAACTATGCCTCTTTGGTGACTGATCAGCTATCTTTGGTGGAATTACACATG ACTGGACTAGGACTTCCTGATCTTGATGCATGGTACATGATTGAAACAATAGCTGAGAAGAACAACATTGGATACACACAATTT ATAAAGCTGAGGGGGTTATTGTCGCATGTTCAACAACTACGAATTGGTTACTGGGGAATCAGTTCTTTCAAGGCCCAATCCATGTCTCATGGATTAGCATCTCCACGTTCAAAAGATGCTGCAGTTGAGAGTCAGCAACCTGTTGAGGCCTCCGGTGTTGGGAGGAGCTGGGTTCAGAGCATGTTCAGCAGGGATAATTCAACCAGATTAAACTCTTTCAGTCGTGTTCGCAAATGGACTTCTGATGGTGGCTCTCCAGGTATTTCAGTTGCTAAAATTAGTTGCTTGCATTTTATGTTTTTTCGATACATCACCATAATTTCTTGTCATGAAGCTACAAATGAAAATGGGACATCTCGTAAGAGAGAATTATCTGCAGCTGGACAGAAGAAAACCCAAACCAATGTTCTAGTACTTAGAGGCCATACTGGCCCTATCACTGCTCTACATTGTGTAACAAGGAGGGAAGTTGGGATCTAG
- the LOC112184910 gene encoding DENN domain and WD repeat-containing protein SCD1 isoform X2, translated as MSCLSCCVSFSMTASLRSANYASLVTDQLSLVELHMTGLGLPDLDAWYMIETIAEKNNIGYTQFIKLRGLLSHVQQLRIGYWGISSFKAQSMSHGLASPRSKDAAVESQQPVEASGVGRSWVQSMFSRDNSTRLNSFSRVRKWTSDGGSPGISVAKISCLHFMFFRYITIISCHEATNENGTSRKRELSAAGQKKTQTNVLVLRGHTGPITALHCVTRREVGI; from the exons ATGTCTTGTCTCAGTTGCTGCGTCTCTTTTTCCATGACTGCTTCATTGAG GTCGGCCAACTATGCCTCTTTGGTGACTGATCAGCTATCTTTGGTGGAATTACACATG ACTGGACTAGGACTTCCTGATCTTGATGCATGGTACATGATTGAAACAATAGCTGAGAAGAACAACATTGGATACACACAATTT ATAAAGCTGAGGGGGTTATTGTCGCATGTTCAACAACTACGAATTGGTTACTGGGGAATCAGTTCTTTCAAGGCCCAATCCATGTCTCATGGATTAGCATCTCCACGTTCAAAAGATGCTGCAGTTGAGAGTCAGCAACCTGTTGAGGCCTCCGGTGTTGGGAGGAGCTGGGTTCAGAGCATGTTCAGCAGGGATAATTCAACCAGATTAAACTCTTTCAGTCGTGTTCGCAAATGGACTTCTGATGGTGGCTCTCCAGGTATTTCAGTTGCTAAAATTAGTTGCTTGCATTTTATGTTTTTTCGATACATCACCATAATTTCTTGTCATGAAGCTACAAATGAAAATGGGACATCTCGTAAGAGAGAATTATCTGCAGCTGGACAGAAGAAAACCCAAACCAATGTTCTAGTACTTAGAGGCCATACTGGCCCTATCACTGCTCTACATTGTGTAACAAGGAGGGAAGTTGGGATCTAG
- the LOC112184910 gene encoding DENN domain and WD repeat-containing protein SCD1 isoform X4, whose product MSCLSCCVSFSMTASLSRSANYASLVTDQLSLVELHMTGLGLPDLDAWYMIETIAEKNNIGYTQFIKLRGLLSHVQQLRIGYWGISSFKAQSMSHGLASPRSKDAAVESQQPVEASGVGRSWVQSMFSRDNSTRLNSFSRVRKWTSDGGSPATNENGTSRKRELSAAGQKKTQTNVLVLRGHTGPITALHCVTRREVGI is encoded by the exons ATGTCTTGTCTCAGTTGCTGCGTCTCTTTTTCCATGACTGCTTCATTGAG CAGGTCGGCCAACTATGCCTCTTTGGTGACTGATCAGCTATCTTTGGTGGAATTACACATG ACTGGACTAGGACTTCCTGATCTTGATGCATGGTACATGATTGAAACAATAGCTGAGAAGAACAACATTGGATACACACAATTT ATAAAGCTGAGGGGGTTATTGTCGCATGTTCAACAACTACGAATTGGTTACTGGGGAATCAGTTCTTTCAAGGCCCAATCCATGTCTCATGGATTAGCATCTCCACGTTCAAAAGATGCTGCAGTTGAGAGTCAGCAACCTGTTGAGGCCTCCGGTGTTGGGAGGAGCTGGGTTCAGAGCATGTTCAGCAGGGATAATTCAACCAGATTAAACTCTTTCAGTCGTGTTCGCAAATGGACTTCTGATGGTGGCTCTCCAG CTACAAATGAAAATGGGACATCTCGTAAGAGAGAATTATCTGCAGCTGGACAGAAGAAAACCCAAACCAATGTTCTAGTACTTAGAGGCCATACTGGCCCTATCACTGCTCTACATTGTGTAACAAGGAGGGAAGTTGGGATCTAG
- the LOC112184910 gene encoding DENN domain and WD repeat-containing protein SCD1 isoform X1: MSCLSCCVSFSMTASLSRSANYASLVTDQLSLVELHMTGLGLPDLDAWYMIETIAEKNNIGYTQFIKLRGLLSHVQQLRIGYWGISSFKAQSMSHGLASPRSKDAAVESQQPVEASGVGRSWVQSMFSRDNSTRLNSFSRVRKWTSDGGSPGISVAKISCLHFMFFRYITIISCHEATNENGTSRKRELSAAGQKKTQTNVLVLRGHTGPITALHCVTRREVGI; the protein is encoded by the exons ATGTCTTGTCTCAGTTGCTGCGTCTCTTTTTCCATGACTGCTTCATTGAG CAGGTCGGCCAACTATGCCTCTTTGGTGACTGATCAGCTATCTTTGGTGGAATTACACATG ACTGGACTAGGACTTCCTGATCTTGATGCATGGTACATGATTGAAACAATAGCTGAGAAGAACAACATTGGATACACACAATTT ATAAAGCTGAGGGGGTTATTGTCGCATGTTCAACAACTACGAATTGGTTACTGGGGAATCAGTTCTTTCAAGGCCCAATCCATGTCTCATGGATTAGCATCTCCACGTTCAAAAGATGCTGCAGTTGAGAGTCAGCAACCTGTTGAGGCCTCCGGTGTTGGGAGGAGCTGGGTTCAGAGCATGTTCAGCAGGGATAATTCAACCAGATTAAACTCTTTCAGTCGTGTTCGCAAATGGACTTCTGATGGTGGCTCTCCAGGTATTTCAGTTGCTAAAATTAGTTGCTTGCATTTTATGTTTTTTCGATACATCACCATAATTTCTTGTCATGAAGCTACAAATGAAAATGGGACATCTCGTAAGAGAGAATTATCTGCAGCTGGACAGAAGAAAACCCAAACCAATGTTCTAGTACTTAGAGGCCATACTGGCCCTATCACTGCTCTACATTGTGTAACAAGGAGGGAAGTTGGGATCTAG